From Micrococcus porci, one genomic window encodes:
- a CDS encoding M18 family aminopeptidase: MSTVTSESTVTAAVPGAPALSAHLQDLAAFVQASPSSFHAAAEVARRLEAVGFTRVDPAQDLPAAPGGYVSVTDGAVLAWILPEALAERAADAVPVFRLLGAHTDSPGFKLKPQHLTVTADGWVQAGVEVYGGPLLNSWLDRELRFAGRLALADGRQVLAATGPVGRIPQLAIHLDRSANDDLTLGRQRHTQPIVAAVAGAPDAAGTDAADGASADPVVRLTGDILELLAAQAGVDPAEVRGADVVVADAQQGGAFGANGEFFACGRLDNLSSVHAGLRALESLAADADRAGRGVVVAEGVAGEAAGAPVIPVLAAFDHEEVGSATRTGAGGPLLEELMGRLLSACGVTGQGAARSRAGSWLLSADAGHLVHPNYTERHDPVNHPRVNHGPLLKINANQRYSTDAAGEAAFARWCAAAGVPFQRFVSNNDVPCGSTIGPISATRLGVRTVDVGIGLLSMHSAREMCGADDPARLAAVARAFFAGV; encoded by the coding sequence ATGAGCACCGTGACCTCCGAGAGCACCGTGACCGCCGCCGTTCCGGGCGCGCCCGCCCTCTCCGCGCACCTGCAGGACCTGGCCGCGTTCGTGCAGGCCTCCCCGTCCAGCTTCCACGCGGCCGCGGAGGTCGCCCGCCGCCTCGAGGCCGTCGGCTTCACCCGCGTGGACCCCGCGCAGGACCTGCCCGCCGCTCCCGGCGGCTACGTCAGCGTCACCGACGGCGCCGTCCTCGCCTGGATCCTCCCTGAGGCCCTGGCGGAGCGCGCCGCCGACGCCGTGCCCGTGTTCCGGCTGCTCGGCGCGCACACCGACTCCCCCGGGTTCAAGCTCAAGCCGCAGCACCTCACCGTCACCGCCGACGGCTGGGTGCAGGCCGGCGTCGAGGTCTACGGCGGGCCCCTGCTGAACTCCTGGCTGGACCGCGAGCTGCGGTTCGCCGGGCGGCTGGCACTCGCGGACGGCCGCCAGGTGCTGGCCGCCACCGGCCCCGTGGGGCGCATCCCGCAGCTGGCCATCCACCTGGACCGCTCCGCCAACGACGACCTCACCCTCGGCCGCCAGCGGCACACCCAGCCGATCGTCGCCGCGGTGGCCGGCGCCCCGGACGCCGCGGGCACGGACGCCGCCGACGGCGCCTCGGCCGATCCCGTCGTGCGCCTCACCGGCGACATCCTCGAGCTGCTCGCCGCGCAGGCCGGCGTCGACCCCGCCGAGGTGCGCGGGGCGGACGTCGTGGTCGCGGACGCCCAGCAGGGCGGCGCGTTCGGCGCCAACGGCGAGTTCTTCGCCTGCGGGCGGCTCGACAACCTCTCCTCCGTGCACGCCGGGCTCCGCGCCCTCGAGTCCCTCGCCGCCGACGCCGACCGGGCCGGGCGGGGCGTCGTCGTCGCCGAGGGCGTGGCGGGGGAGGCCGCGGGCGCCCCGGTGATCCCCGTGCTCGCCGCGTTCGACCACGAGGAGGTCGGCTCCGCGACCCGCACCGGAGCCGGCGGCCCGCTGCTGGAGGAGCTCATGGGCCGCCTGCTGTCGGCGTGCGGGGTGACCGGCCAGGGCGCGGCGCGCTCGCGGGCCGGCTCCTGGCTGCTCTCCGCCGACGCCGGCCACCTCGTCCACCCGAACTACACGGAGCGGCACGACCCCGTGAACCACCCGCGCGTGAACCACGGGCCGCTGCTGAAGATCAACGCGAACCAGCGCTACTCCACGGACGCCGCGGGGGAGGCCGCGTTCGCGCGGTGGTGCGCGGCGGCGGGGGTGCCGTTCCAGCGGTTCGTCTCGAACAACGACGTCCCGTGCGGGTCCACGATCGGCCCGATCTCCGCGACGCGCCTGGGCGTGCGCACCGTGGACGTGGGCATCGGCCTGCTGTCCATGCACTCCGCGCGGGAGATGTGCGGCGCGGACGACCCCGCCCGCCTGGCCGCCGTGGCGCGCGCCTTCTTCGCGGGGGTGTGA
- a CDS encoding DUF559 domain-containing protein, which translates to MDGPRDLVWREARVAIEYEGAHHFEDADQYRRDMRRDEELRALGWVVLRVDRDVWTPQGWEVFLGRLGAALARWSC; encoded by the coding sequence GTGGACGGGCCCCGTGACCTGGTGTGGCGCGAGGCGCGCGTCGCCATCGAGTACGAGGGGGCCCACCACTTCGAGGATGCTGACCAGTACCGGCGGGACATGCGCCGTGACGAGGAGCTGCGCGCCCTGGGCTGGGTGGTGCTGCGAGTGGACCGCGACGTCTGGACGCCGCAGGGGTGGGAGGTGTTCCTGGGCCGGCTGGGCGCCGCCCTCGCCCGGTGGTCATGCTGA
- a CDS encoding glycosyltransferase family 87 protein — MSSSPAPGAAPDDPPAPAPQARPDVPVGAHRAPRHALTTPPPGSAEGAPSAGSGAVESDEATPEGEVDPRVVPAPGDRGGRFAIPGGLAANGRGRGTGAWAGPVALTALLVALGAIATVLQKSPCLLHGWGAPNVYYAGCYSDWAALYGGRGFAADPWAPFQAGSTFEYPVLMSLVASVGAQLTQWLPFPASVGTVVFWCVNLLFVVGLWAATAVLTVRTAGRRWTDGLMVAVAPGIILAGTVNWDLWAVALMAWGMWVWLRGRPGWAGVLFGLGAATKLYPLLILGPLLILAVRSRRFGPFLKATGGAVAAWLAVNLPLMLTHFESWKVFFTFSAERGPGLSSVWHAWDVVAAQAGWAAVPDERLGMYAYGAFAVCCLGIFVLGVVAKRPPRLAQLTFLVVAAFVLTNKVYSPQFVIWLIPLMALALPRWKDFWVWQTVEALHFFAVWMYLAKGASGSMPQHSMDDSVYVAAILAHMLAVLWLCARVVLEILDPDDDLVRGPGGDPARDPEDPSAGPADPGMTGVRPVREAVAAGVGAASAQA, encoded by the coding sequence ATGTCCTCGTCCCCCGCGCCCGGCGCCGCCCCCGACGATCCGCCCGCTCCCGCCCCGCAGGCGCGGCCGGACGTCCCCGTGGGAGCGCACCGCGCGCCGCGGCACGCCCTCACGACGCCGCCCCCCGGTTCCGCTGAGGGCGCACCGTCGGCGGGGTCCGGGGCGGTGGAGTCCGACGAGGCGACCCCCGAGGGGGAGGTGGACCCGCGCGTCGTGCCGGCGCCGGGGGACCGGGGCGGACGCTTCGCGATCCCGGGGGGCCTGGCGGCCAACGGCCGGGGTCGCGGAACCGGCGCGTGGGCGGGGCCCGTGGCCCTGACGGCCCTGCTAGTGGCGCTGGGGGCGATCGCCACGGTGCTCCAGAAGTCGCCGTGCCTGCTGCACGGCTGGGGTGCGCCGAACGTCTACTACGCGGGCTGCTACTCGGACTGGGCCGCGCTCTACGGCGGGCGCGGGTTCGCCGCGGACCCCTGGGCGCCGTTCCAGGCCGGATCCACGTTCGAGTACCCGGTGCTGATGTCCCTGGTGGCCTCCGTGGGGGCGCAGCTCACGCAGTGGCTGCCGTTCCCGGCGAGCGTGGGCACCGTGGTGTTCTGGTGCGTGAACCTGCTGTTCGTCGTCGGGCTGTGGGCGGCCACCGCCGTGCTCACCGTGCGCACGGCGGGCCGGCGCTGGACGGACGGGCTCATGGTGGCGGTCGCCCCGGGGATCATCCTGGCGGGCACCGTCAACTGGGACCTGTGGGCCGTGGCGCTCATGGCCTGGGGCATGTGGGTGTGGCTCCGCGGGCGGCCCGGCTGGGCCGGCGTGCTGTTCGGCCTGGGCGCCGCCACCAAGCTGTACCCGCTGCTGATCCTCGGCCCCCTCCTCATCCTGGCCGTGCGCTCACGCCGCTTCGGGCCCTTCCTGAAGGCCACGGGGGGCGCCGTGGCCGCGTGGCTGGCCGTGAACCTGCCCCTGATGCTGACCCACTTCGAGTCCTGGAAGGTGTTCTTCACCTTCTCCGCAGAGCGCGGCCCGGGGCTCTCCAGCGTGTGGCACGCGTGGGACGTCGTCGCCGCGCAGGCCGGCTGGGCGGCGGTGCCCGACGAGCGGCTGGGCATGTACGCCTACGGCGCGTTCGCGGTGTGCTGCCTCGGGATCTTCGTGCTCGGCGTGGTCGCGAAGCGCCCGCCGCGGCTGGCGCAGCTGACGTTCCTGGTGGTCGCCGCGTTCGTGCTGACCAACAAGGTGTACTCCCCGCAGTTCGTGATCTGGCTGATCCCGCTGATGGCGCTGGCCCTGCCCCGCTGGAAGGACTTCTGGGTGTGGCAGACCGTGGAGGCGCTGCACTTCTTCGCCGTCTGGATGTACCTGGCCAAGGGGGCCTCCGGGTCCATGCCGCAGCACTCCATGGACGACTCTGTGTACGTGGCCGCGATCCTCGCCCACATGCTGGCCGTCCTCTGGCTGTGCGCCCGCGTGGTCCTGGAGATCCTCGACCCCGACGACGACCTCGTCCGCGGCCCGGGCGGCGATCCCGCCCGGGACCCCGAGGACCCCTCCGCGGGCCCGGCAGACCCGGGGATGACGGGCGTGCGCCCGGTGCGCGAGGCCGTGGCCGCCGGGGTGGGGGCGGCCTCGGCTCAGGCGTAG